The following are encoded together in the Deltaproteobacteria bacterium genome:
- a CDS encoding DUF503 domain-containing protein translates to MVIGILEVTLAIPAATLKEKRSVIKRVVNRSRNKFNVSAAEIEAQDHPSSAVIGFTTVGNDARYLRSTLDKLLNFIEALYLAEIVDHQLTTEHY, encoded by the coding sequence ATGGTCATTGGTATTTTGGAAGTCACATTGGCGATTCCTGCCGCTACCTTGAAAGAAAAGCGCAGTGTAATCAAACGCGTCGTCAACCGAAGCCGAAATAAATTCAATGTCTCAGCCGCAGAGATTGAAGCTCAAGACCATCCAAGCAGCGCTGTGATTGGATTCACAACAGTTGGGAATGATGCGCGGTATCTAAGAAGTACGCTGGATAAGTTACTTAACTTTATAGAGGCATTGTACTTAGCTGAAATTGTAGACCATCAACTTACGACCGAGCATTATTAA